A section of the Mastomys coucha isolate ucsf_1 unplaced genomic scaffold, UCSF_Mcou_1 pScaffold15, whole genome shotgun sequence genome encodes:
- the Olfm1 gene encoding noelin isoform X3: MSVPLLKIGVVLSTMAMITNWMSQTLPSLVGLNTTRLSAASGGTLDRSTGVLPTNPEESWQVYSSAQDSEGRCICTVVAPQQTMCSRDARTKQLRQLLEKVQNMSQSIEVLDRRTQRDLQYVEKMENQMKGLETKFKQVEESHKQHLARQFKG; encoded by the exons ATGTCGGTGCCGCTGCTGAAGATCGGGGTCGTGCTAAGCACCATGGCCATGATCACCAACTGGATGTCCCAGACGCTGCCCTCGCTGGTGGGCCTCAATACCACCCGGCTTTCGGCCGCCAGCGGCGGGACGCTGGACCGCAGCACCGGC GTATTGCCCACCAACCCCGAGGAGAGCTGGCAGGTGTACAGCTCTGCCCAGGACAGTGAGGGCAGGTGTATCTGCACGGTGGTCGCCCCCCAGCAGACCATGTGTTCACGAGATGCCCGCACAAAACAGCTGAGGCAGCTACTGGAGAAG GTGCAAAACATGTCTCAATCCATAGAAGTCTTGGACAGGAGGACTCAGAGAGACCTGCAGTACGTGGAGAAGATGGAGAACCAGATGAAAGGCCTGGAGACCAAGTTCAAGCAGGTGGAGGAGAGCCATAAGCAGCATCTGGCCAGGCAGTTCAAG